ACATTCCTCAATATGCTTCCTACGTATTTTGCGGGCTACTGGTATGGACATGGTTTCAAAGTTCTCTTTTTGAAGCAACTGGGGTGATTATCAATAATCAGCCCTTAATTCGCCAACCCAGATTTCCAGTGGTCATTCTTCCCATTGTCGTTGTTAGCACAGGACTGATTCACTTCCTTCTGGCTTTGCCAGTACTAATTATTTTTCTGCTCATTGATGGGGTGCAACTGACTCCCTGGGCCTTGCTATTGCCCCTGTTGAACTTAGTCCAATTTCTATTGACAATTAGTATTGCCTATTTTCTGGCAGCTTTAAATGTCACCTTTCGAGATACCCAGCATACCCTAGGCGTTGTCCTGCAGCTTTTGTTTTACATGACACCCATTTTCTATCAGATTGGCAACATTCCTGATCAGTATTGGTATGCTTATGGCTTAAATCCTTTGGTGCATCTTGTGACGTCTTATCGACAGATTTTGATCGGGGGCACCCAGCCCGATTGGCTTGCCTTAGGAATGATTTTAGGGTGTTGCGCGATCGCGCTGCCAGTGGGTTATCGTATTTTCAAGCGTCAAAGCCTTCGTTTTGTAGAGGAAATTTAGATGCAAGAGGCGATTATTGTTGAAAATTTAGGGAAATGGTTCAGTCGCTATCATTCTCAAAAGCCCGTCACCCTTATGGAAGCTGTTTTATCTGGTTTACAACGAATGAAGCCAGTCGAACAATTCT
The DNA window shown above is from Cyanobacteria bacterium GSL.Bin1 and carries:
- a CDS encoding ABC transporter permease — encoded protein: MRVKLLGRMFQQQWQLPYLWDLLRSLVDRNLKLMYKRSTLGIAWTLINPLLQLAVFVFVFQIILNINIPQYASYVFCGLLVWTWFQSSLFEATGVIINNQPLIRQPRFPVVILPIVVVSTGLIHFLLALPVLIIFLLIDGVQLTPWALLLPLLNLVQFLLTISIAYFLAALNVTFRDTQHTLGVVLQLLFYMTPIFYQIGNIPDQYWYAYGLNPLVHLVTSYRQILIGGTQPDWLALGMILGCCAIALPVGYRIFKRQSLRFVEEI